Proteins co-encoded in one Falco rusticolus isolate bFalRus1 chromosome 14, bFalRus1.pri, whole genome shotgun sequence genomic window:
- the SLC16A2 gene encoding monocarboxylate transporter 8 isoform X2, translating to MGMIFFCSPIVSIFTDRIGCRTTAASGAAIAFIGLLSSSFTKSLEVRYFTYGILFGCGSSFAFQPSLVILGHYFKRRLGLANGIVAGGSCLISVPLPFFLKMVGKAIGLAHTFQVLSALMLIQIFLSLTYRPILPPSCDSQHDGQDKLGSRSVRQQCWSQTRKYFNLRVFRRKTYRIWAFGIATAVLGYLVPYMNLVKYVEKRFQETKKDWILLVCLGAMSGLGRLVSGRIGDCIPGLKKIYLQVASFMLLGILCMMIPQCQGFEGVIVICLFLGLCDGFFTTIMAPIAFELVGPMQASQAIGYLMGLMAVPMTAGTPIAGYLNDYFGNYDAAFYFAGVPPIIGGLVLSVVPLVHQRMLKKQRLDSGKDKMLVSEAVVNGELLPGCPASEAHM from the exons ATgggcatgatttttttctgctctcccaTCGTCAGCATCTTCACCGACCGGATCGGCTGCAGGACCACGGCAGCCTCGGGAGCTGCCATCGCCTTCATTGGACTTCTCTCCAGCTCCTTCACCAA gTCTCTGGAAGTTCGTTATTTCACGTACGGGATCCTCTTTGGCTGCGGCAGCTCCTTTGCCTTCCAGCCCTCGCTGGTCATCCTTGGTCACTACTTCAAGCGCCGCCTTGGCTTGGCCAACGGCATCGTGGCCGGTGGCAGCTGCCTCATCTCCGTGCCGCTCCCCTTCTTCCTGAAGATGGTTGGGAAGGCCATTGGGCTGGCGCACACTTTCCAAGTACTCAGTGCCTTAATGCTCATCCAGATATTCTTGTCCCTGACCTATCGGCCCATCCTGCCGCCTTCTTGTGACTCTCAGCACGATGGGCAGGACAAGCTGGGCAGCCGGAGCGTGCGGCAGCAGTGCTGGTCCCAGACACGCAAGTACTTTAACTTGAGGGTTTTCCGGAGAAAGACCTATCGGATTTGGGCCTTTGGGATTGCTACTGCTGTGCTGGGATATCTCGTACCTTACATGAACCTG GTGAAATACGTGGAGAAGCGATTTCAAGAAACCAAGAAGGACTGGATCCTCCTGGTTTGCCTCGGGGCCATGTCAGGGCTGGGGCGCTTGGTTTCAGGCCGCATTGGTGACTGCATTCCCGGGCTGAAGAAGATTTACCTGCAG GTTGCATCCTTCATGCTGTTGGGCATCCTGTGCATGATGATCCCCCAGTGCCAAGGGTTTGAGGGCGTCATTGTCATCTGCCTCTTCCTCGGCCTTTGTGATGGCTTCTTCACCACCATCATGGCCCCCATTGCCTTCGAGCTGGTGGGGCCCATGCAGGCATCCCAGGCCATAGGGTACCTCATGGGGCTGATGGCTGTGCCCATGACCGCGGGTACGCCGATAGCAG GATACCTCAATGATTATTTTGGGAATTACGACGCGGCCTTTTATTTTGCCGGAGTCCCCCCCATCATCGGTGGCTTGGTGCTCTCCGTTGTCCCGCTGGTCCATCAGAGGATGCTGAAGAAGCAGCGCCTGGATTCTGGCAAAGACAAGATGCTGGTCTCGGAGGCAGTGGTGaatggggagctgctgcccggCTGCCCTGCCTCCGAGGCACACATGTGA